A DNA window from Streptomyces parvus contains the following coding sequences:
- a CDS encoding pilus assembly protein TadG-related protein, which produces MRKRHHGDAGQAFPIYMMMVAGLLFLALAFFAVGKASALRNGSQGAADAAALAAAQKARDDFGTGFYASLPTNMLDVFLNAPFATPCYEADRLAAANDATKESCYPTPGYLRDRITVEVQGLKAVDSSVLPGSENKKAKAEATALIEFRCPNPKAVDFNSDGVQDLFIFTCRNGKILKIAPGSPPPWESVSRTLFDVRLVDQ; this is translated from the coding sequence ATGCGCAAGCGCCACCACGGCGACGCAGGGCAGGCCTTCCCCATCTACATGATGATGGTGGCGGGCCTGCTCTTCCTTGCGTTGGCCTTCTTCGCCGTCGGCAAGGCCTCGGCCCTGCGCAACGGCTCCCAGGGTGCGGCGGACGCCGCCGCGCTCGCCGCCGCCCAGAAGGCGCGCGACGACTTCGGGACGGGCTTCTACGCCTCGCTCCCCACCAACATGCTGGACGTGTTCCTCAACGCGCCCTTTGCTACGCCCTGTTACGAAGCGGATCGTCTGGCGGCGGCCAACGACGCCACAAAGGAATCGTGCTATCCGACTCCTGGATATCTGCGCGACCGGATCACGGTCGAGGTCCAGGGCCTGAAGGCGGTCGACTCTTCGGTCCTGCCCGGCTCGGAGAACAAGAAAGCCAAGGCCGAGGCCACCGCGCTCATCGAGTTCCGCTGCCCCAACCCCAAGGCTGTCGACTTCAACAGCGACGGGGTCCAGGACCTCTTCATCTTCACGTGCCGGAACGGCAAGATCCTCAAGATCGCGCCCGGCAGCCCCCCACCGTGGGAGAGCGTGAGCAGGACTCTCTTTGACGTGCGGTTGGTCGACCAGTGA
- a CDS encoding type II secretion system F family protein: MDNVNLPLITVGVTLLCCVLGVMGLYAYSGGKADRDALVERLSHVGQIPEAGRVRRFKGLDRRLRATVLGRKLELKLAATGLDITPGEFLVYAVIAMAGLWMIASSLLAAFFGPVAALIGLWGTNAFLNWQRVKRTERFINQLPELSRILANATQAGLALRTSLSMAAEELENPAGEELARVARRLAVGEPLEDALSELTDRLPSRELVVLVTTLVLSNRAGGTVVSSLRNLTETLEERKETRREVKTQLSQVTVTAYAVPIFGIGAMLLMNAVMPGALDRMTGAFIGQAAVVVAIVLYAIGFVVIRRLSRIDV; the protein is encoded by the coding sequence ATGGACAACGTCAACCTCCCCCTGATCACCGTCGGCGTCACGCTGCTGTGCTGCGTCCTCGGCGTGATGGGCCTGTACGCCTACTCCGGCGGCAAGGCCGACCGCGACGCCCTCGTCGAACGGCTCTCGCACGTCGGGCAGATCCCCGAGGCGGGGCGCGTCCGCCGCTTCAAGGGGCTCGACCGCAGGCTGCGCGCCACCGTGCTCGGACGGAAGCTGGAGCTGAAGCTCGCCGCGACCGGCCTGGACATCACGCCCGGCGAGTTCCTCGTCTACGCGGTCATCGCGATGGCGGGGCTCTGGATGATCGCCTCCTCCCTGCTCGCCGCGTTCTTCGGCCCGGTCGCCGCACTGATCGGTCTCTGGGGCACCAACGCGTTCCTCAACTGGCAGCGGGTCAAGCGCACCGAGCGCTTCATCAACCAGCTCCCCGAGCTCTCCCGCATCCTCGCCAACGCCACCCAGGCGGGCCTGGCCCTGCGCACCTCGCTGTCCATGGCCGCCGAGGAGCTGGAGAACCCGGCCGGCGAGGAACTGGCGCGGGTGGCACGGCGGCTGGCCGTCGGCGAGCCGCTGGAGGACGCGCTGAGCGAGCTGACCGACCGCCTCCCCTCCCGCGAACTCGTGGTCCTGGTGACGACGCTGGTCCTCTCCAACCGGGCGGGCGGTACGGTCGTCAGCTCGCTGCGCAACCTCACCGAGACCTTGGAGGAGCGCAAGGAGACCCGCCGTGAGGTCAAGACCCAGCTCTCCCAGGTCACCGTCACCGCCTACGCCGTCCCCATCTTCGGCATCGGCGCGATGCTCCTGATGAACGCGGTCATGCCCGGTGCGCTGGACCGGATGACGGGGGCCTTCATCGGCCAGGCGGCGGTGGTCGTGGCCATCGTCCTGTACGCGATCGGGTTCGTCGTGATCCGCCGCCTGTCCCGCATCGACGTCTGA
- a CDS encoding AAA family ATPase: MTTRILPAVGDIDAARSVTTLLSQLPDAEPATPVGDSTQLIDTLARLAGEALDELPEVVLVHERIGPVPALELIREVSLRFPSVGVVLITADASPNLFANAMDSGARGLVTLPLSYEELANRVQAAAQWSAGVRRHLTAGKDVFAGPGGTVVTVTGAKGGVGATVTAIQLALAAQASGNTVALVDMDLQTGDIASFLDVQFRRSLVDLALITDISPRVLSDAVFSHSTGLALLLAPGEGERGEEVSDRSARQIVSALRTRYEIVVIDCGGQMNGANAAAVEMADVALLVTTPDVVAVRGAKRVVRMWERLQIRKAEETITLVNRFTRNTEIQPPLIQKITGTRVASAAVPANFKELQASIDSGRLHELDAKSTVKQALWGLAGELGIVKESATGKKSGGALVKRNSGAFKNDRGSIGRPRRRRDGSGRGPGDSEGTR; this comes from the coding sequence ATGACCACCAGAATCCTCCCGGCCGTCGGCGACATCGACGCGGCCCGCTCCGTCACCACTCTGCTCAGTCAGCTGCCCGACGCCGAACCGGCGACCCCGGTCGGCGACTCCACCCAGCTCATCGACACCCTGGCCCGCCTGGCGGGCGAGGCGCTCGACGAACTGCCCGAGGTGGTGCTGGTCCACGAGCGGATCGGCCCGGTGCCGGCCCTGGAGCTGATCCGGGAGGTGTCGCTGCGGTTCCCCTCCGTCGGCGTCGTCCTGATCACCGCGGACGCCAGCCCGAACCTCTTCGCCAATGCGATGGACTCCGGCGCCCGCGGCCTGGTCACCCTCCCGCTGAGCTACGAGGAACTCGCCAACCGCGTCCAGGCGGCCGCCCAGTGGTCCGCCGGGGTGCGCCGCCACCTCACCGCCGGCAAGGACGTCTTCGCCGGCCCCGGCGGCACGGTGGTCACGGTCACCGGCGCCAAGGGCGGTGTCGGCGCGACCGTCACCGCCATCCAACTCGCCCTGGCAGCCCAGGCTTCCGGCAACACGGTGGCGCTGGTGGACATGGACCTCCAGACCGGGGACATCGCCTCGTTCCTCGACGTCCAGTTCCGCCGCTCGCTGGTCGACCTCGCCCTGATCACCGACATATCGCCCCGGGTGCTGTCCGACGCGGTGTTCTCCCACTCCACCGGCCTCGCCCTGCTCCTCGCGCCCGGCGAGGGCGAACGCGGCGAGGAGGTCAGCGACCGGTCGGCCCGCCAGATCGTCAGCGCCCTGCGCACCCGCTACGAGATCGTCGTCATCGACTGCGGGGGCCAGATGAACGGCGCCAACGCGGCCGCCGTCGAGATGGCGGACGTCGCCCTGCTGGTCACCACCCCCGACGTGGTCGCGGTGCGGGGCGCGAAACGCGTCGTACGGATGTGGGAACGTCTCCAGATCCGCAAGGCGGAGGAGACGATCACCCTCGTCAACCGCTTCACCCGCAACACCGAGATCCAGCCGCCGCTGATCCAGAAGATCACCGGCACCCGGGTCGCCTCGGCGGCGGTCCCCGCGAACTTCAAGGAGCTCCAGGCGTCCATCGACTCCGGACGCCTGCACGAACTGGACGCCAAGAGCACGGTCAAACAGGCGCTCTGGGGCCTGGCCGGAGAACTGGGCATCGTGAAGGAGAGCGCGACAGGCAAGAAGAGCGGCGGTGCCCTGGTCAAACGGAACAGCGGCGCCTTCAAGAACGACCGGGGCTCGATCGGACGCCCGCGCCGCCGGCGCGACGGCTCCGGCCGCGGCCCCGGAGACTCCGAGGGGACGCGTTGA
- the cpaB gene encoding Flp pilus assembly protein CpaB — translation MNSRQRRGVILLLLSVLCAFAAFAGVLSVISDVNSKVGPEVTAYQLKTNVAPYTALNSGQFEKIKMPKRWLSENAVTDLREVESKIAVTELRQGSLLQSDMMVRKPELRAGEQEIAIMIDASTGVAGKITPGATVNIYATFAGEQQGDPAQSKVIVSNAKVLDVGELTALDPSADDRGTRATEAVPITFALNTLDTQRVAYAESFAEHVRLALVAPGSDGTIRPGDRTYTLDKDK, via the coding sequence ATGAACTCCCGCCAGCGCCGCGGCGTGATACTCCTGCTCCTGTCGGTCCTGTGCGCCTTCGCGGCCTTCGCCGGCGTGCTCTCGGTGATCAGCGACGTCAACTCGAAGGTCGGACCCGAGGTGACGGCGTACCAGCTGAAGACCAACGTGGCGCCGTACACCGCCCTGAACAGCGGCCAGTTCGAGAAGATCAAGATGCCCAAACGGTGGCTCTCGGAGAACGCCGTGACCGACCTGCGGGAGGTCGAGTCGAAGATCGCGGTGACCGAGCTGCGCCAAGGCTCACTGCTCCAGTCGGACATGATGGTCCGCAAGCCCGAACTCCGCGCCGGTGAGCAGGAGATCGCCATCATGATCGACGCCTCGACGGGCGTGGCGGGCAAGATCACACCGGGCGCCACGGTGAACATCTACGCCACCTTCGCCGGTGAGCAGCAGGGCGACCCGGCCCAGTCCAAGGTCATCGTCTCCAACGCCAAGGTGCTGGACGTCGGCGAGCTCACCGCCCTCGACCCGAGCGCGGACGACCGGGGCACCCGGGCCACCGAGGCCGTGCCGATCACCTTCGCCCTGAACACGCTGGACACCCAGCGTGTCGCCTACGCCGAGTCGTTCGCGGAGCACGTGCGCCTGGCGCTCGTCGCCCCCGGCAGCGACGGCACCATCCGCCCGGGGGACCGCACCTACACGCTCGACAAGGACAAGTGA
- a CDS encoding OmpA family protein → MKTTQRPRAARSVGQAVAVAVLIAGTTLLGASPSYADDGPSVPPGTEATSEPPVPVDPNDPDLKMPEGGTLAPGRVLDIVQVVEDLGGEERREDSNADIKFALQAEVLFGKDSAKLGSAANARIAAIAEEIKKQNATKVRVFGFTDNLGSSAHGDVLSKQRADAVHGVLSKQLGPTVTYEIRGYGEQYPIASNSNEEGRKKNRRVEVSFPRGEGS, encoded by the coding sequence ATGAAGACCACCCAGCGCCCCCGGGCGGCGCGCAGCGTAGGGCAAGCCGTCGCGGTCGCCGTGCTGATCGCCGGCACGACGCTGCTCGGCGCGTCACCCTCGTACGCCGACGACGGCCCGAGCGTCCCGCCCGGTACGGAGGCCACGTCGGAGCCACCTGTCCCCGTCGACCCGAACGACCCCGACCTCAAGATGCCGGAAGGAGGCACCCTCGCCCCCGGCCGGGTCCTCGACATCGTCCAGGTCGTCGAGGACCTCGGCGGCGAGGAGCGCCGCGAGGACAGCAACGCCGACATCAAGTTCGCACTCCAGGCGGAAGTCCTCTTCGGCAAGGACAGCGCGAAGCTGGGCTCGGCGGCCAACGCCCGTATCGCCGCCATCGCCGAGGAGATCAAGAAGCAGAACGCGACCAAGGTCCGCGTCTTCGGCTTCACCGACAACCTCGGTTCCTCGGCCCACGGGGACGTCCTGTCCAAGCAGCGGGCCGACGCCGTGCACGGGGTCCTGTCGAAGCAGCTCGGCCCCACGGTCACGTACGAGATCCGGGGCTACGGCGAGCAGTACCCGATCGCCAGCAACAGCAACGAAGAGGGCCGGAAGAAGAACCGCCGCGTGGAGGTCTCCTTCCCGCGCGGAGAGGGGTCCTGA
- a CDS encoding response regulator transcription factor — protein sequence MPDEVSPAPNRYGAAAHRPAPQHPSPIPLTPAPDPRNTAIPSPSPFFPGPAAPAAERLRVVVADDNPVVRAGLGVLLSGRADIQVVAEAADGREAYEKTLEHRPDVVLLDVRMPGVDGISALPHLVGIAPVLMLTYSRESEIVHEALRLGAGGYLVHGEFTANQLVQAVRDTKDGRANFTVTAADALLAHMRHGTPPQRGPLPEGLGSALATAPAPPRPHTAEPSESLSQLQPVVGQSSVSGGLVSAPNRQQYGLSSREVEVMDLIASGMSNQQIAATCFISEKTVKNHINRIFTKLHSTTRSEAIAHWLGTAPRNPGRQP from the coding sequence ATGCCGGACGAAGTCTCCCCTGCGCCGAACCGCTACGGGGCGGCGGCTCACCGCCCCGCCCCCCAGCACCCGTCGCCCATCCCGCTCACCCCGGCCCCCGACCCCCGGAACACCGCGATCCCGTCCCCGTCCCCCTTCTTCCCGGGGCCCGCGGCTCCGGCCGCCGAACGCCTCCGGGTGGTGGTCGCGGACGACAACCCGGTGGTCCGGGCGGGCCTGGGCGTACTGCTCTCCGGCCGGGCGGACATCCAGGTGGTCGCGGAGGCGGCGGACGGGCGGGAAGCGTACGAGAAGACGCTCGAACACCGCCCCGACGTGGTCCTGCTGGACGTCCGTATGCCCGGTGTGGACGGCATCTCGGCCCTGCCGCACCTGGTCGGCATCGCGCCCGTCCTGATGCTGACGTACAGCCGCGAGAGCGAGATCGTCCACGAGGCGCTGCGACTGGGCGCGGGCGGCTACTTGGTGCACGGCGAGTTCACGGCGAACCAGCTGGTCCAGGCGGTACGCGACACGAAGGACGGCCGCGCCAACTTCACCGTGACCGCCGCGGACGCCCTCCTGGCCCACATGCGCCACGGCACGCCGCCCCAGCGGGGCCCGCTCCCCGAGGGCCTGGGCTCGGCGCTGGCGACGGCACCGGCGCCACCGCGCCCGCACACTGCCGAACCTTCGGAAAGCCTTTCGCAACTGCAACCAGTTGTGGGACAGTCTTCTGTATCCGGGGGGTTGGTATCCGCCCCCAACAGGCAGCAGTACGGGCTGAGTTCGAGGGAGGTGGAGGTCATGGACCTGATTGCGTCCGGAATGAGTAATCAGCAGATCGCCGCCACCTGCTTCATCAGTGAGAAGACGGTCAAGAACCACATCAACCGCATCTTCACGAAGCTCCACAGCACGACCCGCAGCGAGGCGATCGCCCACTGGCTCGGCACCGCGCCCCGGAACCCCGGGCGGCAGCCATGA
- a CDS encoding TadE family protein, translating to MTTTRTARSGIRGRIAALRDRRGRDRGQTAVEFLGMTPFIILIMLVLWECALIGYTFSLAGNAADVGARKGSGAEFAPGAACREGARKDLPDAWAESAVVTCRGGGRLYEATVKLKVPVLVPGLFDLDTEIKGTAGSPMEKQSW from the coding sequence ATGACCACCACGAGAACAGCTCGCAGCGGCATACGGGGGCGGATCGCCGCTCTACGTGACCGCCGGGGCCGGGACCGCGGCCAGACGGCCGTCGAGTTCCTGGGCATGACCCCCTTCATCATCCTGATCATGCTGGTGCTCTGGGAGTGCGCCCTCATCGGCTACACGTTCAGCCTCGCGGGCAACGCGGCGGACGTGGGCGCGCGCAAGGGCAGCGGGGCGGAGTTCGCGCCCGGGGCGGCGTGCCGGGAGGGCGCGAGGAAGGACCTGCCCGACGCCTGGGCGGAGAGCGCCGTCGTCACCTGCCGCGGAGGCGGCCGCCTGTACGAGGCCACGGTGAAGCTGAAGGTCCCGGTGCTGGTGCCGGGCCTGTTCGACCTCGACACCGAGATCAAGGGCACGGCCGGATCGCCGATGGAGAAGCAGTCATGGTGA
- a CDS encoding sensor histidine kinase produces MAYELGSAQPGLTAELTRAHTGTPARPAFAIQVNALQAMCRQVFGFRLAMIAIATPYAISHTAPGLPTWFIGAAILVTFMGSYLLFRDWERFGPVLLRHPWLLAVDVFFGALLLITATPESTLAYVTVCTPLLAGLIHGWRGAAVFAALQVVIVFGVYASVPKLESSGATALLLPGFCVIAGAVGVTLRNLLLRFGTATQALTETRARLAVNEAVEGERTRLAREMHDSVAKTLHGLALAADGLAGSADRMDPPTVKLQAELVARAARRAAAESRELLTDLRREQGLEGGVDLVAELAAQAEDFTARHPITATFRRLSEETPVPPVPQAVARQLLTVASEAMENAHRHASPTYLIVLAGVKGGMLRVTVYDDGRGLPAGTTLEALRRAGHFGLVGMVERAASIGARIRIGRGKAEKGTEVRVELPLAALASRSAENPPQAPRPAAAPASVPASAPAPARAPVPAPAPRTDTPLTRNPRP; encoded by the coding sequence ATGGCATACGAGCTCGGCAGCGCACAGCCGGGGCTGACCGCGGAACTGACCCGCGCCCACACCGGCACCCCGGCCCGCCCGGCGTTCGCCATCCAGGTCAACGCGCTCCAGGCGATGTGCCGCCAGGTCTTCGGCTTCCGGCTGGCGATGATCGCGATAGCGACTCCGTACGCCATCAGCCACACCGCCCCCGGCCTGCCCACCTGGTTCATCGGCGCGGCGATCCTGGTCACCTTCATGGGCTCGTACCTGCTGTTCCGCGACTGGGAGCGCTTCGGCCCGGTCCTCCTGCGCCACCCCTGGCTGCTGGCCGTCGACGTGTTCTTCGGCGCGCTGCTGCTGATCACGGCGACCCCCGAGTCGACCCTCGCGTACGTCACCGTCTGCACCCCGCTGCTGGCGGGCCTGATCCACGGCTGGCGCGGCGCGGCGGTCTTCGCGGCGCTCCAGGTGGTCATCGTCTTCGGCGTGTACGCCAGCGTCCCGAAGCTGGAGAGCAGCGGGGCGACGGCCCTCCTCCTCCCCGGCTTCTGCGTGATCGCGGGCGCGGTCGGGGTCACCCTGCGCAACCTGCTCCTGCGCTTCGGGACGGCCACCCAGGCGCTGACCGAGACCCGGGCGCGGCTGGCGGTGAACGAGGCGGTGGAGGGCGAACGCACCCGGCTCGCACGGGAGATGCACGACTCGGTCGCCAAGACCCTGCACGGCCTGGCGCTGGCCGCCGACGGTCTGGCGGGCTCGGCGGACCGCATGGACCCGCCCACCGTGAAACTCCAGGCGGAGCTGGTCGCGCGGGCCGCCCGCCGGGCCGCCGCCGAGTCCCGGGAACTGCTCACGGACCTGCGCCGGGAGCAGGGTCTGGAGGGCGGCGTCGACCTGGTCGCCGAACTGGCGGCCCAGGCGGAGGACTTCACCGCCCGCCACCCCATCACGGCCACGTTCCGCCGCCTGTCCGAGGAGACCCCGGTCCCGCCGGTCCCGCAGGCGGTGGCCCGGCAGCTCCTCACGGTCGCCTCGGAGGCCATGGAGAACGCGCACCGCCACGCCTCCCCGACGTACCTGATCGTCCTCGCGGGCGTGAAGGGCGGCATGCTCCGCGTCACCGTGTACGACGACGGCCGCGGCCTGCCCGCCGGAACGACGCTGGAAGCGCTGCGCCGGGCGGGCCACTTCGGCCTGGTCGGCATGGTGGAGCGGGCCGCGTCGATCGGGGCCCGGATCAGGATCGGCCGGGGGAAGGCGGAGAAGGGGACGGAGGTACGGGTGGAGCTCCCGCTGGCGGCGCTGGCGAGCCGGTCCGCGGAGAACCCGCCGCAGGCTCCCCGGCCCGCCGCGGCACCCGCATCCGTACCTGCTTCCGCACCAGCGCCCGCAAGGGCACCAGTACCAGCGCCAGCACCCAGGACGGACACGCCACTCACCCGTAACCCTCGACCTTGA
- a CDS encoding DUF192 domain-containing protein encodes MRTWRDGDGTLTVDTDSGAGAGAGAGAGPGTGARGVPLRIAASYRARTKGLLGRDGIEGAMMLTPCGSVHTFRMRFPIDVAYLDRAFTVLAVTTMKPGRLGLPRLRARHVVEAEAGAMERWGVRPGVRLELKAASATAPETR; translated from the coding sequence ATGAGGACATGGCGCGATGGCGACGGGACGCTGACGGTCGACACGGACTCCGGGGCCGGGGCCGGGGCCGGGGCGGGAGCGGGGCCCGGGACGGGGGCCCGGGGGGTGCCGTTGCGGATAGCCGCCTCGTACCGGGCCCGTACCAAGGGGCTGCTCGGGCGGGACGGGATCGAGGGGGCGATGATGCTCACCCCGTGCGGGAGTGTGCACACCTTCCGGATGCGGTTCCCCATCGATGTGGCGTACCTGGACCGGGCGTTCACGGTCCTGGCGGTCACCACGATGAAGCCGGGCCGCCTCGGGCTGCCCCGGCTGCGGGCCCGGCACGTGGTGGAGGCGGAGGCCGGGGCGATGGAGCGGTGGGGGGTGCGGCCGGGCGTGCGGCTGGAGCTGAAGGCGGCGTCGGCCACCGCGCCGGAAACCCGCTAG
- a CDS encoding TadE/TadG family type IV pilus assembly protein codes for MVTTHPHGKRTRPARAEADRGQVAMEYLGFLPLLLLVAVAAIQLGLAAYAAGQAGTAARAGARTEASVDARGSGERNARDAVSDWVEDGGFDYRRTGGRDITVTVEVKVPSIVPGLDDWTAKRSSTMPNEHVAFGF; via the coding sequence ATGGTGACGACACATCCGCACGGCAAGCGCACCCGTCCCGCACGCGCGGAGGCCGACCGGGGCCAGGTCGCCATGGAGTACCTCGGCTTCCTCCCCCTGCTGCTCCTCGTCGCGGTGGCGGCCATCCAGCTCGGCCTCGCCGCGTACGCCGCCGGCCAGGCGGGCACGGCCGCCCGGGCCGGAGCCCGTACGGAAGCCAGCGTGGACGCCCGGGGCAGCGGCGAGAGAAACGCCCGCGACGCGGTGAGCGACTGGGTGGAGGACGGCGGATTCGACTACCGCAGGACCGGCGGCCGGGACATCACGGTCACGGTCGAGGTGAAGGTGCCCTCCATCGTGCCGGGACTGGACGACTGGACGGCCAAGCGGAGCTCGACGATGCCCAACGAGCACGTCGCCTTCGGCTTCTGA
- a CDS encoding DUF5936 domain-containing protein: MDLLLALVVGLAVYGAIHGIRMYRADAELPGDLAVALESGATRTGAVGSGIDRLGIRWAPAVLRMMGPKAVNKKRRQIDLAGNPGGLTIDRYAARRAVYGALGLLGAFSMLLRGQLFLALLMVAFGLFWVEAGIWSAIRVRREHIERTLPDFLDVLAVVVSAGLGFRQALDRVAEKYEGPWSDELRITLRQMDMGVSRRQAFEELRRRNDSEQVAMFVTTLQQGEELGAPIVETLIQIANDMRRTDAQNARRKAAKAVPKATFAVTTFLLPGTLLLLTVGFVYGADVDFGALTGG; the protein is encoded by the coding sequence ATGGACCTGCTGCTAGCTCTCGTCGTCGGCCTCGCCGTGTACGGGGCCATCCACGGCATCCGGATGTACCGGGCCGACGCCGAACTCCCCGGCGACCTCGCCGTCGCCCTCGAATCCGGGGCCACCCGCACCGGCGCGGTCGGCTCCGGCATCGACCGCCTCGGCATCCGGTGGGCCCCCGCGGTCCTGCGGATGATGGGCCCCAAGGCCGTCAACAAGAAGCGCCGCCAGATCGACCTGGCGGGCAACCCCGGCGGCCTCACCATCGACCGCTACGCCGCCCGCCGTGCGGTGTACGGGGCGCTGGGGCTGCTGGGCGCGTTCTCCATGCTCCTGCGCGGCCAGCTCTTCCTGGCCCTCCTGATGGTCGCCTTCGGCCTGTTCTGGGTGGAGGCCGGCATCTGGTCGGCGATCCGCGTACGCCGCGAGCACATCGAACGCACCCTGCCGGACTTCCTCGACGTCCTGGCCGTCGTCGTCTCCGCCGGACTCGGCTTCCGACAGGCGCTGGACCGGGTCGCGGAGAAGTACGAGGGCCCCTGGTCCGACGAACTGCGCATCACCCTGCGCCAGATGGACATGGGCGTCAGCCGCCGCCAGGCCTTCGAGGAACTGCGCAGACGCAACGACTCCGAACAGGTCGCCATGTTCGTCACGACGCTCCAGCAGGGCGAGGAGCTGGGCGCCCCGATCGTCGAGACGCTGATCCAGATCGCCAACGACATGCGCCGCACCGACGCCCAGAACGCCCGCCGCAAGGCGGCCAAGGCGGTCCCGAAGGCGACGTTCGCGGTGACCACGTTCCTGCTGCCCGGCACGCTCCTGCTGCTCACGGTCGGATTCGTGTACGGAGCCGACGTCGACTTCGGGGCACTCACGGGCGGGTGA
- a CDS encoding CpaF family protein — protein MSLRARMTAPEEQGGAREDGHMVATYRAKLLEEIDLAEMSSLAAADRRARLERVLGHIISREGPVLSTVERSQLIRRVVDEALGLGILEPLLEDASITEIMVNGPDQIFVERNGKVEQLPMRFGSHEQLMQTIERIVSTVNRRVDESNPMVDARLPSGERVNVIIPPLSLTGATLTIRRFPRSFTLQEMIGFGSLDEQMLVLLAGLVQAKLNIIVSGATGTGKTTLLNALSGLIPNAERIVTIEDSAELQLQQSHVIRLESRPANVEGKGQITIRDLVRNSLRMRPDRIVVGEVRGGESLDMLQAMSTGHDGSLATVHANSAEDALMRLQTLASMSEVEIPFEALHDQINSAVDVIVQLTRHADGARKITEIAVLDSHGRDPYRIVTVARFDAQPMSADGRIHGVFQYLPLPRRLAERLYLASQPIPQAFGVAQSAEQLATREAN, from the coding sequence ATGAGCCTGCGGGCACGCATGACCGCTCCGGAGGAGCAGGGCGGGGCACGGGAGGACGGCCACATGGTGGCCACCTACCGGGCCAAGCTGCTGGAGGAGATCGACCTCGCGGAGATGTCCTCGCTGGCCGCCGCCGACCGGCGGGCCCGGCTGGAACGCGTCCTCGGCCACATCATCAGCCGCGAGGGCCCGGTCCTCTCCACCGTCGAGCGCTCGCAGCTCATCCGCCGCGTCGTCGACGAGGCGCTCGGCCTCGGCATCCTGGAACCGCTCCTGGAGGACGCCTCCATCACCGAGATCATGGTCAACGGCCCCGACCAGATCTTCGTCGAACGCAACGGCAAGGTCGAACAGCTCCCGATGCGCTTCGGCTCCCACGAGCAGCTGATGCAGACCATCGAGCGGATCGTGTCGACCGTCAACCGCCGTGTCGACGAGTCCAACCCGATGGTCGACGCCCGCCTCCCCAGCGGCGAACGCGTCAACGTGATCATCCCGCCGCTGTCGCTGACCGGCGCGACGCTCACCATCCGCCGCTTCCCGCGCTCCTTCACGCTCCAGGAGATGATCGGCTTCGGCTCACTGGACGAACAGATGCTGGTGCTGCTCGCCGGGCTCGTCCAGGCCAAGCTCAACATCATCGTCTCGGGGGCGACCGGCACCGGCAAGACGACCCTCCTCAACGCGCTCTCCGGGCTGATCCCGAACGCCGAGCGCATCGTCACCATCGAGGACTCCGCCGAACTGCAGCTCCAGCAGAGCCATGTGATCCGGCTGGAGTCCCGCCCGGCCAACGTCGAGGGCAAGGGCCAGATCACCATCCGCGACCTGGTCCGCAACTCGCTGCGTATGCGTCCCGACCGGATCGTCGTCGGTGAGGTCCGAGGCGGCGAGTCGCTCGACATGCTCCAGGCGATGTCCACGGGGCACGACGGCTCGCTGGCCACCGTCCACGCCAACAGCGCCGAGGACGCGCTGATGAGGCTCCAGACCCTCGCCTCGATGTCGGAGGTCGAGATCCCCTTCGAGGCGCTGCACGACCAGATCAACAGCGCCGTCGACGTGATCGTCCAGCTCACCCGGCACGCCGACGGCGCCAGGAAGATCACCGAGATCGCGGTCCTGGACAGCCACGGCCGCGATCCGTACCGCATCGTCACGGTCGCCCGCTTCGACGCTCAGCCGATGTCGGCGGACGGCCGCATCCACGGCGTGTTCCAGTACCTCCCGCTGCCCCGGAGGCTCGCCGAGCGCCTCTACCTGGCCAGCCAGCCCATCCCGCAGGCGTTCGGCGTCGCCCAGTCCGCCGAACAGCTCGCCACCCGAGAGGCGAACTAG